One region of Pyramidobacter sp. YE332 genomic DNA includes:
- a CDS encoding D-aminoacylase: MARNYFIHNAKICDGTGAAWYRGSLRTEDGKIAAVGRGVKAGRNDETIEAEGLMLAPGFIDIHSHADFGMICNPEAANVMLQGVTSVIMGQCGISPAPICPERKAELDEYAGVTKSGRRVDWDWNSFGEWLVRLDKQPLGVNAGSFVGQGTVRLCVMGFDSRDPSREELERMRALVGQSMEEGAFGLSSGLAYPPGIYSSDEELEFVAGGLTKRRGLYLSHMRNQADKSPECVRATINVARVNHIPAQVVHLKARESDRPGMAEHLFSIIRAARAEGLDITVDQYPYTAASSNLRSLMPKWVHSGGVAGIMKLLSDPEARRALHEEMEGSERWQKTMKHGGGAKGIVLGELPLTPEYRGMNLEDAARKMGTDPLEALLEVILRNQGADRGIYFTMTEQDVRNVIVDPLVMIGSDGAIAAPEEFVHPRYSGTFPRVLGRYARELKLFSLEEAVRKMTSLPAARLGLSGKGILRPGMDADLVLFDPGTVLDSSTYERPMTPPVGVEAVWVGGCLGAYRGKTTGERAGRVLRYWTPDDE, from the coding sequence GTGGCGCGAAATTATTTCATCCATAACGCGAAAATCTGCGACGGAACCGGAGCGGCGTGGTATCGGGGCAGCCTGAGGACGGAAGACGGAAAGATCGCCGCCGTCGGCCGCGGCGTCAAAGCCGGGCGCAACGACGAAACGATCGAAGCCGAAGGGCTGATGCTCGCTCCCGGCTTCATCGACATCCACAGCCACGCGGATTTCGGCATGATCTGCAATCCCGAGGCCGCCAACGTCATGCTGCAGGGCGTCACCTCGGTGATCATGGGACAGTGCGGCATCAGCCCCGCGCCGATCTGCCCCGAGCGCAAGGCGGAGTTGGACGAGTACGCCGGCGTGACCAAGAGCGGCCGTCGCGTCGATTGGGATTGGAACAGTTTCGGCGAATGGCTGGTGCGCCTCGACAAACAGCCGCTCGGCGTCAACGCCGGTTCGTTTGTCGGGCAGGGAACGGTGCGCCTCTGCGTGATGGGCTTCGACAGCCGCGACCCTTCGCGCGAGGAACTGGAACGGATGCGGGCGCTCGTCGGACAGAGCATGGAAGAAGGCGCGTTTGGCCTGAGCAGCGGTCTGGCGTACCCTCCCGGAATTTACTCGTCCGACGAAGAGCTCGAGTTCGTCGCCGGCGGCCTGACGAAGCGCCGTGGCCTCTATCTGTCCCACATGAGGAATCAGGCCGACAAATCGCCCGAGTGCGTGCGCGCGACGATCAACGTGGCGCGCGTCAACCATATCCCGGCCCAGGTCGTGCATCTCAAGGCGCGCGAGAGCGATCGCCCCGGCATGGCCGAACATCTTTTTTCCATCATCCGCGCCGCCCGCGCCGAGGGACTGGATATCACCGTGGATCAGTATCCTTACACGGCGGCCAGCTCCAATCTGCGCTCGCTGATGCCCAAGTGGGTGCATTCGGGCGGCGTCGCCGGCATCATGAAACTTCTCTCCGATCCCGAGGCGCGGCGGGCGCTGCACGAGGAAATGGAAGGCTCGGAGCGTTGGCAAAAAACGATGAAGCACGGCGGCGGCGCGAAGGGGATCGTGCTCGGCGAGCTTCCGCTCACGCCCGAATACCGCGGCATGAACCTCGAGGACGCTGCCCGGAAAATGGGGACCGATCCGCTCGAGGCGTTGCTCGAAGTCATCCTTCGCAACCAGGGCGCCGACCGCGGCATCTATTTTACGATGACGGAGCAGGACGTCCGCAACGTGATCGTCGATCCATTGGTGATGATCGGTTCGGACGGCGCGATCGCCGCGCCGGAAGAATTCGTGCATCCCCGCTACAGCGGCACGTTCCCGCGCGTTCTCGGACGCTACGCGCGCGAACTGAAGCTGTTTTCCCTCGAAGAGGCCGTGCGCAAGATGACCTCGCTCCCGGCAGCGCGCCTCGGCCTGAGCGGCAAGGGGATCCTCCGCCCCGGCATGGACGCCGATCTGGTGCTCTTCGACCCGGGAACGGTTCTCGACAGCAGTACCTACGAACGCCCCATGACTCCGCCCGTCGGCGTCGAAGCCGTCTGGGTCGGCGGTTGCCTCGGCGCCTACCGCGGCAAAACGACCGGCGAGCGCGCGGGACGGGTTCTGCGTTACTGGACGCCTGACGACGAATAA
- a CDS encoding flavin reductase family protein, protein MKGMIFMRKDFGKQTIVTPLPVLIVATYGDDGRPDAMNAAWGGQVDTNMVHVELDNSHLTTDNIKRRKAFTVSFTDRKNLVMADYFGLVSGRKEDKIAQSGAHVEKSAHVDAPVITDFPLTLECRLVSVSEEFGGTRVVGEVVNMSADESILDEKGHVDLGRGEFLCYDPAAFAYRVIGERVGTAFKDGHKVGG, encoded by the coding sequence ATGAAAGGGATGATTTTTATGCGCAAGGATTTCGGCAAACAAACGATCGTCACGCCGCTGCCCGTGCTTATCGTCGCGACCTACGGCGACGACGGACGCCCCGACGCCATGAACGCCGCCTGGGGCGGACAGGTCGACACCAACATGGTCCACGTCGAGCTGGACAACTCACATCTGACCACCGACAACATCAAACGGAGAAAAGCCTTCACGGTCAGTTTCACCGACCGCAAAAACCTCGTCATGGCCGATTATTTCGGCCTCGTCTCCGGCCGTAAGGAAGACAAGATCGCCCAATCGGGAGCGCATGTGGAAAAGAGCGCTCACGTGGACGCGCCCGTCATCACCGACTTTCCGCTGACGCTGGAGTGCCGGCTCGTCAGCGTCAGCGAGGAGTTCGGCGGCACCCGCGTGGTCGGGGAGGTGGTCAACATGAGCGCCGACGAGTCGATCCTCGACGAAAAGGGGCACGTCGATCTGGGCAGGGGCGAGTTCCTCTGCTACGATCCCGCCGCTTTCGCGTACCGCGTCATCGGCGAACGCGTCGGCACCGCCTTCAAAGACGGTCACAAGGTCGGCGGCTGA
- a CDS encoding ParA family protein, producing MTILDSILKSIGLMRIRNLPPPPAPLPPQPLSEAEEEIPLSDEEREEVEQWAGWAAQMGDIVPQRLEVVEFDYEPSVPAADKATGAEEPVAAEDVPAQAEAAADEKSAADSGTRSAARAAQKRVAVSMLKGGVGKTTITCFIATAIQKIWDEEDRGERLLVVDTDPQGSATDFFLRAEDVPAELSLRALLDPQPYAGNPELLIRSTRYAHVDILPAHPSAADVLPAAEGALEDRLARFLDRAAREYRLVLIDTPPSATLALKNALLAADDVLLPIDPSRQCLKTLPHFSATLAEYKHRNPRLRICGVIFSRCDRRQRLDREILAAVTEQLAKSGIPLYEVPRRAAIADCYNRFLGVEGLEAREKEALTVFGDLAWQTLSLRD from the coding sequence ATGACCATTCTGGACAGCATCTTGAAATCCATAGGGCTGATGCGGATCAGAAATCTCCCGCCGCCTCCCGCGCCGCTGCCGCCTCAGCCGCTTTCCGAAGCCGAAGAGGAGATCCCCCTCAGCGATGAAGAGCGCGAGGAAGTGGAGCAGTGGGCGGGCTGGGCCGCGCAGATGGGCGACATCGTCCCGCAGCGGCTGGAAGTGGTCGAATTCGATTACGAGCCGTCCGTTCCCGCCGCGGACAAAGCGACGGGAGCGGAAGAGCCTGTGGCGGCGGAAGACGTTCCCGCCCAGGCGGAAGCGGCTGCGGACGAAAAAAGCGCGGCGGACAGCGGGACTCGAAGCGCCGCTCGCGCCGCGCAGAAGCGCGTGGCGGTTTCCATGCTCAAGGGCGGCGTCGGCAAGACGACGATCACCTGTTTCATCGCCACGGCGATCCAGAAAATTTGGGACGAAGAAGACCGCGGCGAGCGCCTGCTGGTCGTCGACACCGATCCGCAGGGCTCGGCGACCGATTTCTTCCTGCGCGCCGAGGACGTCCCCGCCGAGCTCAGCCTGCGCGCCCTGCTGGACCCCCAGCCCTATGCCGGCAATCCCGAACTGCTGATCCGCTCCACCCGCTATGCCCACGTCGACATCCTGCCGGCCCATCCCTCCGCCGCCGACGTCCTGCCGGCGGCGGAGGGCGCGCTGGAAGACCGTCTGGCGCGTTTTCTCGACCGCGCCGCGCGGGAATATCGGCTGGTGCTGATCGACACGCCGCCCTCGGCGACCCTGGCGCTGAAAAACGCGCTGCTGGCCGCCGATGACGTGCTGCTGCCGATCGACCCGAGCCGCCAGTGCCTCAAGACTCTGCCGCATTTTTCCGCGACGCTGGCGGAGTACAAGCACCGCAACCCCCGCCTGCGCATCTGCGGCGTCATCTTCTCGCGCTGCGACCGGCGCCAGCGCCTCGACCGCGAAATCCTCGCGGCAGTGACCGAGCAGCTGGCCAAAAGCGGCATCCCGCTGTACGAAGTGCCGCGCCGCGCGGCCATCGCCGACTGTTATAACCGTTTCCTCGGCGTCGAGGGGCTCGAGGCAAGGGAAAAAGAAGCGCTGACAGTCTTCGGCGATCTGGCCTGGCAGACGCTTTCGCTGCGGGACTGA
- a CDS encoding IclR family transcriptional regulator produces the protein MLENEDIIKRKYTNQSLLRGLTIMEQFFKSSDTLGISDLSRLTGLHKSTVHRLVTTLEECRWLRRTKGDRFQIGIKPVILGHKGGDQVSSLSITHEYLTQLRDHLQETTVLTMMINDETTCVDKASSHQRLSCTSEIGRIYPCHAGATGFAVLLGMDEEEARAHLERHELVRYTERTVTDIERLMERYRLEKARGYSLASGQVDPGITGIAMPIWFPAENTYGSLGVVLPDYRSSQKRISEIVDEMNKTRLKIEEAITPGLTSLGEI, from the coding sequence ATGCTGGAAAACGAAGACATCATCAAAAGGAAATACACGAATCAGTCGCTCCTTCGCGGATTGACAATTATGGAACAGTTTTTTAAATCATCTGATACGCTGGGGATCTCTGATCTTAGCCGACTTACAGGGCTTCATAAAAGCACCGTACACCGCCTCGTGACGACGCTGGAAGAATGCCGCTGGTTGCGCCGCACAAAAGGTGACCGTTTTCAGATTGGCATTAAACCGGTCATTCTCGGGCATAAGGGCGGTGATCAGGTTTCTTCACTGTCAATTACTCATGAATATCTTACGCAGTTACGCGATCATCTACAGGAAACAACTGTGCTGACAATGATGATCAACGACGAGACTACATGCGTCGATAAAGCCTCGTCGCACCAACGGCTTTCCTGTACATCTGAAATCGGACGCATTTATCCCTGCCATGCCGGTGCGACAGGTTTTGCTGTTCTGCTTGGTATGGATGAAGAGGAAGCGAGGGCTCATCTTGAGCGTCATGAACTTGTTCGCTATACGGAACGAACTGTCACGGACATTGAACGGTTGATGGAACGTTATCGTCTGGAAAAAGCTCGCGGCTATTCGCTTGCCAGCGGTCAGGTCGATCCCGGTATTACGGGAATTGCTATGCCAATCTGGTTCCCAGCGGAAAACACTTACGGCAGTTTGGGTGTTGTCCTTCCCGATTATCGCAGTTCGCAAAAACGCATCAGTGAAATTGTTGATGAAATGAATAAGACGCGTCTTAAAATTGAAGAAGCGATAACGCCTGGGCTGACATCATTAGGCGAAATTTAA